Proteins from a single region of Bacteroidales bacterium:
- a CDS encoding beta-ketoacyl-ACP reductase, which yields MNRLKDKIAIITGGADGIGKAISGRFAAEGAVACIWDIQREKGLTLAVEIVKTGGKAAFFQVDTANFDQVEEATKQIIEQYGKIDILINNAGITRDATFRKMTHEQWNQVLDVNLTGVFNCTKAIVPFMLDKGYGRIVNASSVVGIYGNFGQTNYVATKAAIIGMTKTWAREFGRKGITVNAVAPGFTMTDMVAKMPENILEAMKAKVPLGRLATPEEMASVYLFLCSDEANYINGHTLSVDGGMTV from the coding sequence ATGAACAGATTAAAAGATAAAATAGCCATAATCACTGGTGGAGCAGATGGAATTGGTAAAGCCATCTCCGGGCGGTTTGCAGCAGAAGGTGCTGTGGCCTGCATCTGGGATATTCAAAGGGAAAAAGGACTTACACTTGCCGTCGAAATTGTAAAAACCGGTGGTAAAGCCGCTTTCTTTCAGGTAGATACTGCAAATTTCGACCAGGTTGAAGAAGCGACCAAACAAATCATCGAACAGTATGGAAAAATAGACATCCTGATCAATAATGCCGGAATTACCCGCGATGCCACTTTTCGTAAAATGACTCACGAGCAATGGAACCAGGTGCTGGACGTAAATCTCACAGGTGTGTTCAATTGTACCAAAGCCATCGTTCCGTTTATGCTGGACAAAGGTTATGGAAGAATCGTAAATGCATCTTCCGTGGTTGGCATTTACGGAAATTTTGGCCAGACGAATTATGTGGCTACAAAAGCTGCAATCATCGGTATGACCAAAACGTGGGCACGTGAATTTGGCCGGAAAGGAATCACTGTAAACGCAGTTGCACCCGGATTTACGATGACTGATATGGTTGCCAAAATGCCGGAAAACATCCTCGAAGCCATGAAAGCAAAAGTACCACTCGGACGACTGGCTACACCCGAAGAAATGGCTTCGGTTTATCTCTTCCTTTGCTCTGATGAAGCCAATTACATCAACGGACATACGCTCAGCGTGGATGGAGGAATGACGGTTTAG
- a CDS encoding aconitate hydratase translates to MLFDLDLIKKVYQGFPEKVNEARKKLGRPLTLTEKILYAHLWDYLPEKEFRRGVDYVDFAPDRVAMQDATAQMALLQFMQAGRSKVAVPSTVHCDHLIQAKVGAKEDLQVAKDANKEVFDFLASVSNKYGIGFWKPGAGIIHQVVLENYAFPGGMMIGTDSHTVNAGGLGMVAIGVGGADAVDVMAGMAWELKMPKLIGVKLTGKLSGWTASKDIILKVAGILTVKGGTGAIVEYFGPGAKTLSCTGKGTICNMGAEIGATTSVFGYDGKMADYLRGTGREPVADEADKIAEHLTADPEVYNDPLKYFDQVIEIDLSTLEPHINGPFTPDLATPVSEFAKMVKMNGWPEKLEVGLIGSCTNSSYEDITRAASVAKQALDNELEVKSEYTVTPGSEQVRYTVERDGYLDIFEKIGGVVLANACGPCIGQWARHGADKKEKNSIMTSFNRNFAKRNDGNPNTHGFVASPEIVTAFAIAGTLDFNPMTDFLINKKGAKIKLKEPQGIEMPLNGFAVEDNGYHSPAEDGSRIEVIVDPKSDRLQLLEGFPAWDGQDMKGLKLLIKAAGKCTTDHISMAGPWLRYRGHLDNISNNMLIGAINAFNGKTNEIKNQLTGKYDEVPAAARHYKANGIGSVVVGDENYGEGSSREHAAMEPRFLGVKAVLVRSFARIHETNLKKQGMLALTFANKEDYLKIKEDDTIDIIGLKEFAPGKPLMIKLHHSDSTSEQFPVNHTYSDVQIGWFKAGSALNLIKEQSKK, encoded by the coding sequence ATGTTATTCGATCTCGATTTGATTAAAAAAGTATATCAAGGATTTCCTGAGAAAGTAAATGAAGCCCGTAAAAAGCTGGGCAGACCACTTACATTAACCGAAAAAATCCTTTACGCACACCTGTGGGATTACCTGCCAGAAAAGGAATTCAGGCGTGGTGTAGACTATGTGGATTTTGCCCCCGACCGTGTAGCCATGCAGGATGCCACAGCGCAAATGGCATTGCTTCAGTTCATGCAGGCCGGCAGAAGTAAAGTGGCAGTGCCATCTACCGTGCATTGCGACCACCTTATTCAGGCTAAAGTTGGCGCCAAAGAAGACCTGCAGGTAGCTAAAGATGCCAACAAAGAAGTTTTTGACTTTCTTGCTTCAGTTTCAAATAAATATGGTATTGGTTTCTGGAAACCCGGCGCCGGAATCATCCACCAGGTTGTTTTAGAGAATTACGCTTTCCCGGGTGGGATGATGATAGGAACGGATTCGCATACTGTAAATGCAGGCGGTTTGGGAATGGTAGCCATCGGAGTTGGAGGGGCCGATGCTGTAGATGTGATGGCAGGCATGGCCTGGGAGCTGAAAATGCCAAAGCTCATTGGTGTAAAACTCACGGGAAAGTTGAGCGGATGGACGGCCTCTAAAGACATTATTTTAAAAGTTGCCGGAATACTGACGGTAAAAGGTGGAACCGGCGCCATTGTGGAATATTTCGGGCCGGGAGCCAAAACGCTGAGCTGCACAGGAAAAGGAACCATTTGTAATATGGGCGCTGAAATAGGAGCTACAACCTCAGTGTTTGGTTATGATGGCAAAATGGCTGACTATCTCAGAGGCACAGGACGGGAACCCGTGGCTGATGAAGCCGACAAAATCGCTGAGCACCTGACTGCCGACCCTGAAGTATACAACGATCCCTTGAAATACTTTGATCAGGTCATAGAGATTGACCTTTCGACACTTGAGCCTCACATTAACGGACCATTTACACCCGATTTAGCCACCCCGGTGTCTGAATTTGCCAAAATGGTAAAAATGAATGGCTGGCCTGAAAAACTTGAGGTTGGCCTGATTGGTTCATGTACAAATTCCTCTTATGAGGACATTACCCGGGCTGCATCGGTCGCTAAACAAGCACTGGATAATGAGCTGGAGGTAAAATCAGAATACACGGTAACACCCGGTTCAGAGCAGGTGCGCTACACCGTTGAGAGGGATGGATATCTCGATATTTTTGAAAAAATCGGAGGTGTGGTGCTTGCCAATGCCTGTGGCCCATGTATTGGCCAGTGGGCTCGTCATGGTGCTGATAAGAAAGAAAAAAACTCCATCATGACCTCCTTCAACCGGAATTTTGCCAAACGCAATGACGGTAATCCAAATACCCATGGCTTCGTTGCTTCACCAGAAATTGTCACTGCTTTTGCGATTGCCGGAACACTGGATTTCAACCCGATGACTGATTTCCTCATCAATAAAAAGGGAGCAAAAATAAAACTGAAAGAGCCGCAGGGCATCGAAATGCCGCTAAATGGCTTTGCTGTGGAAGACAACGGTTACCATTCGCCGGCTGAAGATGGAAGCCGCATAGAAGTCATTGTTGACCCGAAATCTGACCGCCTGCAATTACTTGAAGGATTCCCGGCCTGGGACGGACAGGATATGAAGGGATTGAAATTGCTGATCAAGGCAGCCGGCAAGTGCACTACCGACCATATTTCGATGGCTGGCCCCTGGTTACGTTATCGTGGTCACCTTGACAATATATCGAACAATATGCTGATTGGTGCTATAAATGCATTCAACGGTAAAACCAATGAAATCAAAAACCAACTGACAGGCAAATATGATGAAGTTCCTGCTGCGGCAAGGCATTACAAAGCAAATGGAATTGGTTCAGTTGTGGTTGGAGATGAGAATTATGGGGAAGGTTCATCCCGGGAACATGCAGCCATGGAACCCCGGTTCCTCGGTGTGAAAGCGGTACTTGTCCGGAGTTTTGCACGTATTCACGAAACCAACCTTAAGAAACAAGGGATGCTGGCGCTCACTTTTGCCAATAAGGAGGATTACCTGAAGATAAAGGAAGATGACACCATCGACATCATCGGTTTAAAGGAATTTGCTCCCGGTAAACCACTCATGATAAAACTCCATCATTCTGACAGTACGAGTGAGCAATTCCCCGTAAACCATACTTACTCTGATGTTCAGATCGGCTGGTTTAAAGCCGGGTCGGCACTCAATCTCATTAAAGAACAATCGAAAAAATAA